In Triplophysa rosa linkage group LG7, Trosa_1v2, whole genome shotgun sequence, the following proteins share a genomic window:
- the dr1 gene encoding protein Dr1, which translates to MASSSGNDDDLTIPRAAINKMIKETLPNVRVANDARELVVNCCTEFIHLISSEANEICNKSEKKTISPEHVINALESLGFGSYIAEVKDVLQECKTVALKRRKASSRLENLGIPEEELLRQQQELFAKARQQQAELAQQEWLQMQQAAQQAQLAAASASSAQQAGSSQDEDEEDDM; encoded by the exons ATGGCCTCTTCATCGGGCAACGACGATGATCTGACGATCCCTAGGGCGGCGATCaataaaatgattaaagaaaCACTTCCCAATGTGCGAGTAGCGAACGATGCCAGAGAACTGGTGGTGAACTGCTGCACGGAGTTCATCCACCTTATCTCATCGGAGGCCAACGAGATTTGCAATAAATCAGAGAAAAAGACTATATCTCCAGAGCATGTTATAAACG cACTTGAAAGTCTAGGTTTTGGGTCATATATCGCCGAGGTAAAAGATGTTCTGCAGGAGTGTAAAACAGTAGCACTTAAACGGAGGAAGGCCAGCTCTCGACTAGAGAACCTTGGTATTCCTGAGGAGGAACTTCTCCGTCAACAGCAGGAATTATTTGCCAAG gCACGGCAGCAGCAGGCTGAATTGGCACAGCAGGAGTGGTTACAGATGCAGCAGGCTGCTCAGCAGGCACAGTTAGCGGCAGCTTCAGCCAGTTCAGCTCAGCAGGCTGGATCTTCCCAGGATGAAGATGAAGAGGACGACATGTGA